A genomic window from Paenibacillus sp. FSL K6-0276 includes:
- a CDS encoding HAMP domain-containing sensor histidine kinase codes for MGGRVQIRKEVKASRKPLRRQFMGAFTLVLFYSFIGSMLVWGSTLYVLINQTDKSILPANYYEQQIPRILGYVDQQKDALLSPSMQNALEHVILTKGMQYQIVNLKGQIVYGWKGQTFVNSPEDVLSKLNRSEKQGGKYINYHPILDSQKKLKGMLVLRYSLSVSSNNPGNGLLVMLILCSLIAPFFFIVLFSFIFARKLGKRLEPSITRIIGGARRIQQNDLNFSVAGAGGSKELIELSDAFEEMRIALEQSLKWEWKLEQERRDMISAIAHDLRTPLTIIQGHVDNLIESGARRPERLEKYLLTIQNSTQRADKMLTELLFLNKIDTPDFVLQYTRADLLAFCERKKDEYALLCREKWIAFDFSYVNRRCDQEQQFLLDTSRLEQVFDNVITNSLRFTPAEGRIEWTVIVEETQITFDMKDTGKGFSALDLRRMFDKFYSGDPSRSLDKGHSGLGLYTAQLLIAKHGGRIEAGNRVEGGARVIITVPCKKA; via the coding sequence ATGGGGGGTAGGGTACAGATTCGAAAGGAAGTAAAGGCAAGTCGAAAACCGCTGCGCAGACAGTTTATGGGCGCATTTACACTCGTTCTTTTCTATAGCTTCATCGGCTCGATGCTGGTATGGGGCAGTACGCTTTATGTTTTGATTAATCAAACGGACAAGAGCATTCTACCAGCCAATTATTATGAGCAGCAAATTCCCCGGATTCTAGGTTATGTAGATCAGCAAAAAGACGCCTTATTATCTCCTTCGATGCAGAATGCGTTGGAACATGTTATTCTGACGAAAGGCATGCAGTATCAAATCGTGAATCTGAAGGGGCAAATCGTCTACGGCTGGAAGGGGCAGACCTTCGTCAACAGCCCGGAGGATGTGCTAAGCAAGCTGAACCGCAGCGAGAAACAGGGCGGGAAATATATCAATTACCACCCGATCCTTGATTCGCAGAAAAAATTAAAGGGGATGCTGGTGCTGCGATACAGTTTAAGTGTATCCTCCAACAACCCTGGAAACGGGCTGCTCGTTATGCTTATTTTGTGCAGTTTGATCGCACCGTTCTTCTTCATCGTCTTGTTCTCTTTTATTTTCGCGAGAAAATTGGGTAAACGGCTCGAACCGTCGATCACACGGATCATCGGGGGAGCTAGACGAATCCAGCAGAATGACCTGAATTTCTCCGTCGCAGGAGCAGGTGGGTCGAAGGAGCTGATCGAGCTCTCCGATGCCTTCGAAGAGATGCGGATCGCGCTGGAGCAATCCTTGAAGTGGGAGTGGAAGCTGGAGCAGGAGAGACGCGACATGATCTCTGCGATTGCTCATGATTTGCGGACGCCGCTGACGATCATTCAAGGTCATGTAGATAATTTAATCGAGAGCGGTGCACGCCGTCCCGAACGGCTGGAGAAGTACTTGTTAACCATTCAGAACAGTACGCAGCGTGCGGACAAAATGCTGACGGAATTGCTGTTCCTGAATAAAATCGACACGCCTGATTTTGTCCTCCAGTATACGAGAGCGGATTTACTCGCCTTCTGTGAGCGGAAAAAAGATGAATACGCATTGTTATGCCGTGAGAAGTGGATTGCTTTTGACTTCTCTTATGTGAATAGGCGATGCGACCAAGAACAGCAGTTTCTTCTGGATACATCACGGTTGGAGCAAGTATTCGATAACGTGATTACCAATAGCTTACGATTTACGCCAGCGGAGGGAAGGATCGAGTGGACGGTCATCGTAGAGGAGACGCAGATTACCTTTGACATGAAGGATACGGGGAAGGGGTTCAGCGCTCTTGATTTGCGGCGGATGTTCGATAAATTCTACTCGGGCGATCCATCTAGATCTCTAGACAAAGGTCATTCCGGGCTTGGATTGTATACAGCACAGTTGCTCATTGCAAAGCACGGAGGGCGTATCGAAGCAGGAAACCGTGTCGAAGGCGGCGCACGGGTGATCATTACGGTGCCATGTAAAAAAGCCTGA
- a CDS encoding DUF421 domain-containing protein, which translates to MQAHMDIVFRTLVAMIMLLLIAKILGKQTISSLTFLDFVTGIILGSLAANLAFNKDLKSSYMIVALIVIAATSFLLSVIAIKSRRMRSWISGSPTVLIENGKILDGNMKKVRYSLDSLDQALREKEIFNLEVVEYAVLEDNGMVSVLKKQEYQYVTRKDLKLLSVPQSFPVELIMDGILIEDNLENNGLTKEWLENELRRKGKRISDVFYGVRGTQHQLVFDYYEDGIRKPIDKE; encoded by the coding sequence ATGCAAGCGCATATGGATATTGTGTTTCGAACTTTAGTTGCTATGATCATGCTACTGCTGATAGCTAAAATATTGGGTAAACAAACGATTTCTAGTTTGACGTTTCTCGATTTCGTGACAGGCATTATATTGGGATCGCTTGCGGCGAACCTGGCATTTAATAAAGATCTGAAATCGTCATATATGATCGTGGCACTCATTGTTATAGCCGCTACATCTTTTCTGCTATCTGTCATCGCTATAAAGAGTCGCAGAATGAGAAGCTGGATATCGGGTTCACCTACGGTGCTTATAGAAAACGGAAAAATTCTGGATGGGAATATGAAAAAGGTAAGGTATTCGCTGGATTCCTTGGATCAGGCACTGAGGGAGAAAGAAATTTTTAATCTAGAGGTAGTGGAATATGCTGTGCTAGAAGATAACGGAATGGTATCTGTCTTAAAGAAACAAGAGTACCAATATGTTACCAGAAAAGATCTGAAGCTTCTTTCCGTACCCCAGAGCTTTCCCGTTGAATTAATTATGGATGGCATACTTATTGAAGACAATCTTGAGAATAATGGGCTGACCAAGGAATGGCTGGAAAACGAATTAAGACGTAAGGGGAAACGCATCTCCGACGTATTTTACGGGGTAAGAGGAACGCAGCATCAGCTCGTTTTTGATTATTATGAAGACGGGATAAGAAAACCTATTGATAAAGAATAG
- a CDS encoding LysR substrate-binding domain-containing protein, translating into MNTSLFHWSKRGMILTTAGQTLLGHADRILSLLDVAHKQMLDNDIPTVSLKLGSITTAAAVHLPPLMLNYRRQYPDVKLSLLSSNTNDLIEKVLRYELDGAFVNGPLPHAELEPIPVFPEELVLISELGANKLSDVLMEPMLFFSVGCYHRGTMESWLREEGLPVPEIMEFGTLEAILGGVAAGLGTTIVSRSVIRRKEMEGSVQVHPLPEHYRHVTVQFIYRRDHFKTSAFHKFIELLQQKA; encoded by the coding sequence ATGAATACGTCCTTATTCCATTGGAGCAAGCGCGGGATGATCTTAACAACAGCTGGCCAGACCTTGCTGGGCCACGCTGACAGAATTCTATCACTGCTCGATGTGGCACATAAACAAATGTTAGACAACGATATTCCGACCGTCTCGCTGAAGTTGGGTTCCATTACGACGGCAGCCGCCGTCCATTTGCCTCCCCTGATGCTGAACTACCGCAGGCAATACCCGGATGTGAAGCTATCGCTTCTTAGCTCGAATACGAATGATCTGATTGAGAAGGTCCTTCGCTATGAACTGGATGGAGCCTTCGTGAACGGACCCTTGCCCCATGCCGAGCTGGAACCAATCCCGGTCTTCCCCGAGGAGCTTGTCCTCATCTCCGAGCTAGGCGCTAACAAACTTAGCGATGTGCTGATGGAGCCCATGCTATTCTTCAGCGTGGGTTGTTATCATCGCGGTACGATGGAGAGTTGGTTGCGGGAGGAAGGGCTCCCTGTACCCGAGATCATGGAATTCGGAACTTTGGAGGCGATTCTCGGCGGCGTAGCTGCAGGCCTCGGCACAACCATCGTCTCTCGATCTGTCATTCGTCGCAAGGAAATGGAAGGCTCGGTGCAGGTCCATCCCCTTCCCGAACATTACCGCCATGTGACCGTACAGTTCATCTATCGACGGGATCATTTCAAGACAAGCGCGTTCCATAAATTTATCGAATTATTGCAGCAAAAAGCCTGA